The following DNA comes from Saccopteryx leptura isolate mSacLep1 chromosome 7, mSacLep1_pri_phased_curated, whole genome shotgun sequence.
TATGCAGTCTGTGCCCCGGGCAGGGAAGTGGAGAAGACGATGGGGCGGGGGAGGGCCTCTGGCATTTGGAGAGTGTCTTGTAAGTGAGGAAATTGACACATGGAACGTGGGACCTCTCTAAGCCAAAATagcttgtaaaataatttttaattcgtTAAACTACAagctaaaagaaataagaaaaagacatcTCTCCTTTTCCAAGTCCTTGCTCTTTGTCTACACCTGTCCCCACCTCACGGGGCACTGCCCCCAGCTCTTGCCACACCCCAGGCTGGGCATCAGGCCAGCCTTTCTGAGATGAAATCCGGGCTGCCAGAGTCCCCGCCCACCACTGTTCCTGCAGCTGgggcccccaccctccccaccctgcccaccctctctctcctgggAGATACAAAGGGCTTCTGTGACTCAAGCTGCCGCTCACaatcctcctctttctttctagcAACACAGAGTGAGGCCACGGGGTGCATCTCCTGGCGGCAACCCTGCCTTGCTACGTCACACGCAGTGCGGAGGGTTCCACTCCTCAGCCCCCGGGGCCACCCCTCCAGACCTGCGCCTTTATTTTACTCCAGTTAGAATCCTTTTGCAGAAATATCAGGGGTCCCAGTTTGGCTCCCGAAGTCGAGGTCTGGAGGGAACTGATATTTATAGAATGCTCACCTTGCCCTGGGAATGAAGGGAGTTGTTTTGTATATGGATTCTTTGCAGGTCCTCACAGTGACCTTGAAGGAGGTGTTTTTAACCCAGTGTTTACAAAGCAAGTGGCAGAAGCTTGGAGAAGTGGGGTAACTTGTTCAAAGTCATGTAACTATAAAGTGGTTACAGCAAGATTTGACTCTAGAACAGACTGATGCCAAAACctttggtttttctgttttaatttgttgCTTAGGGTTTGACTCAACTGATCTTGCCTATaccagagagatgagaaatgttGTCTGTTCCGGTTCCTATATGTCTCTCACCCCAAGCATGTTATCTACTTCTCTGAAAATACACCTGCACTTTGGACAGGAACATCGTCTGGTTTAGAGAGCCTGTGGTAACACAGGGACAGCGGAGAACAGAGTTCTACTTCTGTCTCTGTCGCTAATGGGGCCACCTTAAGCCTGTcccactctctgagcctcaatccCTCCACCTGTAAAGCAAAGGCCACAATTTAGTGCTGAAGCCCACTGGCGCGGAATAGATCGTCTGGTTCAAATTCCAGTTCTGCCGCTCACCAGCCgtttgaccttggacaaattgCTTGATCTTTCTGTTCTTCAAGTTTCTTATCTCTGAAACAGAGGTCAGAATAGTATCTACTTCATGGGATTGTGATGAGTGTGAAAGAAGTTAATATACGTAAAGCTTTTAGGACAGTACCCAGCAGAAGTAcattgctattgttattattcCTAGATGTAAAAATTCCTAcacttccattaattttaaataaatatatggaaaaCAAGGTAGAATTTAAAGCTGAATGCCACCATCTtgcaattctttttctcttttgcctttgagtgtgagtgtgggtgtgagTTAACAGATAGAGATGTGAGTCAAGTATGGTGATGATTAGGTGTCAAGTTatcctcccttcctgtgtgtgtgtgtgtgtgtgtgtgtgtgtgtgtgtgtgtgagagagagagagagagagagagagagagagacgtatAGAACTTCTCAATGTGACAAAAAGAACAAGCacttaatgtttttgtttattgtatGTTTATAAATCAGCTTAGAACTCATTCACCAGGAGTCCAAAGTTGTAGAGAATAACAGCAATATAATGGTGGGCAATTTTGGCTTCTGATATCTGGGGTGGCAATCATTTGGGGGCAACAGGATGACTGTAAGAACACAGCAATCACCTCTcctaaaacttcttttttttttgaagagtaaggggggagagaaacatcaatttgttgttccacttagttgtgccattaatcgcttctcatatgtgccctgactagggatcaaactgatgaccttggggttcagCCAGTGATTGTGGCACTCTGGGATGCTGCTCTACCCACTACGTCACCAGTGAGGGCCACCTCCTAAAACTTTATACCTAAAGGCTTAAATTAATCAAGACACAGGATGGATGTGTACGTGTGAGTGACGGAGGGTCGGGAAAGGTGACGGTGACTAATGGTGTTACCCGTCTCTCAGCAGCGCTCGCTTAGAACAGGCCCTCGCGGGTTCTGCTCTAAAGGAAAAGGGAAGCCATGTGGCGGATGAGGTCGCTGAGCTGTGACAATCCAGGGGACCCTAGGCTGGCTCTGTCCAATAAAATATAGCACAATTTGCATTCGTGATTCCAGTATTCTAATAGCCAtatgtaaaaaggaaaaaggaaacatgtaagattaattttatttaatcaaattataatttcaacatatcaatgtaaaaaattattaatgagctaGCTTACACTCTTTTGTTCATATGAAGTCTTTGAAAACCTGTATGTatggggtggacaaaagtaggcttGTAGTTGTGTTGTGACATGCTTCTGAGTTAATAAAGCCATCATAATAagcataacctgcatgtcttttgccatatgaactgtaaacctacttttccctaCCCCTGAATGTTACAGTGAGAGCACCTCTAGCCCCATTTCCAGTGCTCAATAAATTACCTGTGGCCAGTGGCTCCCATCCCTGACGGCGGAGACCCAAACCCTTGGGCGCTTCTATTGGCCAAGTCAGCTTGAACAAGTCTTGCTTCCTGGATGTCTGGAGTGGAGGGAAGGTAAGAGGGAAATTGTTCTTAAGACGCAGGCAGGGCTGATGGTGTCCCCCTGAGGCCTGGGCCTCCTCCACTCATTGCAGATTTGCATCACTGGACCCTTACCTTCCACGGGGATCGCAGTCTCCCTCTCAGCCCTCCCCCTGAGATCTGTGACTCCCAGGCGTGTTTACTTTTGCTGAGGCATGAACAGAAAACGTGCCCACCAGCGAGTgggcctgtccctgccccagcAGCAGCCCCGCACGTGGCTCTGTGActctctccttgctctcccaTTTGCTGTCAACTTTTTCCATAGGGCGACAATGTTCTCCATGGGGCAAATGGAGTCGAGAACGAAGCCAACTTCTGGTTCTGGCAGTGAGAGTAAATTGCGTTTACATGTTCTCAGCAAATTCTTTGTGCTAAGATTTATAGGAAAAACTATGTGTTATAAGCATGTTCACAGAAGCAGGGATGGAAGAATGTGGCTATTGTGTGCTCAGGATGCTAAGTTTCTGCCACCGTAGTCGGGAAGTGGTTTCCTGCCTTCTGCAGTGGCCACCGTGCCTGGCTGCCCCACGTCCATCTTCCCTTCTGTGATGGTCATCCCTCGGCTTTCCTTTCAGGAACAGCCCTACCCCACTGCAACACAAGCCTGACTGTTATTTTCTGTCTCCTGGGACCCTGCGTTTTTAAGGGAGTGATGTAAGATCGGAGAACAATTGGAGACATCTCAATGTGAGGAGAGCGCCCTGTCTGCTTCCTGCCTGACTCCCATCACATAGCCCAGTGATCCCGCGCCTTCCAATCGAGTCCACGTCTCCCTTTCCTAAGTTAGCTGGAATCCGGTTCTGTTGCTCTCAACCAAACGCACACAGATGCACATTGTGAACAGTAGCAGGCAGACTGCGAGCTGGCTCCTGATCTGCCAGAGAGGatccaataaaaaagaaaagaggacccTGGCTGAAtggctaagttggttagagtgtcatccctgtATCCCAtgattgcaggttcgatccccagtcagggcacatgaaagaatcaaccaataactccctccctccctccctccctccctcccttcctttctctttatctctctgtatctcaaaataaaaatagaaaaagggtgGGGGAAGATTCACTGGCCAAGCCAGaggttccctttctccctcccatgGTGGCCAGGCTGGGAAAGCCTCACTGTTTGCAaagctttttctcctctctctctctctcacctcttacGCTTTTCCTGGAGGTGCGATGGGTCTCCACGTTCTGCAGGAATGTGGCCTGCCATTGTTCGGGGGTGGCAGAAGAGTCCTTTGTTTATACTCTGAGATGCTGCTGCTTTTTGTTTCCAAGAGAGAAGAAGTCAGAGAGCTGGCTGCCTCTGGGTTATATACTTTAGTCTTATCCTTTAGGAGTAGACTAAAGAGCTTGTAGAGCCCAGAGTAGTGGGGCACTGAGTCACCATGGGAGTGTGGGCAGAGCCCAGCTGGGGCCGGGTCTCCAGGCTTCCAGTCCAGCATCCTGGTCCCCTCACGACTCacagtgtggtccctggaccagaaGCACCAGAGCCACCTGGGAGCTTCTTAGAAACACAGACTCTCAGGCCCACCCAGACCTACAGAATCTGAACCCGCATTTTCTCGTGTCGATTCCAGGCGACTCTATGCATGAGCAAGTGTCAGAAGCATTTTTGTGTACCTCGCGTGATATTGTTCTTCTGTGTTCCTGAAGGAAACGGTAAGTCAGTAAATCAAGGGCCAGTTTCTAGTCCTGTTGAGAAGCTCCTCCTTCTTGAGAGCTTCCGTTTGAGTCACTTTTGAGGATGATTCTTGCAGGTTGTGAAATTCAAGGTTTTTATGTCTTTTCATTAGAAACCACCTGTGTTCGACCCGAGGACTTCATAACTAATTAATTACAGAGAAACATACCTGCtactaatggaaaaaataaacacaatactAATCAGTGAGTTTATTAATCCATCCTTGGTCTTTTTTGCTGATATTCATGCTCAGATTTTACGTTTTTACAACATATTAAGAGGAGAATCCATTGAATTGGTTCCCAAGAAACAGTGGCTATTTGTGTGTCCCGATGTGATGCCTTTGCCCCTCACTCATGGATGGCTTGGCTCCTGCTCCCAAGAGTTTGCAGCCTCGTTGGAGAGAACAGATCATCCTAGGGTCCTACATTTTAtcagaaagcaaaacaaaccaCAGGGAAGCGTGGGGGCTTCCTGATCTCAGGACCTGGCTCTACACAAACGGGTCGGGAAATTGAGGCAATAGGAGTTTTCTGCAGAACAAGTAGGCAATGATGAGGATGTCTGTCCACAGCCTCAGGTTGAGGCAGCATGCAGGGTCATTAGTCAGGGCCAGTCACAATGATATCCACGTGGAAACAACcgaagtgtcccttgatagaggattggataaagaagatgtggtacatatccAATGGAATGCTTCTCTGCCGTAAGAGaggatgatatattgccattcatGACAACACGGATGGGCCTAGAGAACATTGtgctaataaaataagtaaatcagaaaaagctaagaactatatgatttcacacagaggtaGGATATAAACCTGAGCTTCACAGACATAGACAGAAGTGAAGGGCTTACCAGGGGGTGCAGGGTTGGAGGGGACAGGAGTAAAAAGGGACAGATATAtggtgaaagaaaataatttggtttTGGATGACGAGCACACAaggcaatcaacagttcaagtgctgtCTAGAGAGatgctcacctgaaacctatgtactcttattgatcaacgtcacctcattaaatttcatttataaatagaaaagtaaaataaaataaaaggcaaactTATTCAGGGCCTGTAATTTATAACATTtgatattcttttaaataattttttaattttgcaattATAGCTGATaaacataatattatattagttccaggtatccaacatagtaattagacatttatataacttacggAGAGATCATTCTGATAAGTCTAGTAGCCATTTGATATTCTTATAAGACCCCTGGGAGTTAGATattataactgattttttttacagatgaggaagatgAAGCTCAAAGAGGTAGGAAAACTAACCAAAGATCACATGGCTAGTAGACCCCGGGCCCAGAGATGCCTCCTTCCCTTCTGTGCAAGTCAGGTTTGGTTGCAGTGATGGTGGACCGGGGCCATAGGAGGGGATAAAACGGGCCCAGCTGCAGGGCAGGAAGTGTGCCAAGACGTGCTCTGGTGATGGATCAAGGTCACAATGCCGGAGGAGCCGGCTCTGATGGAATCCAGACCCTCGGGTTTCAGCCCTGGAAACGTTCCCCGCTACTGCACTATGTGGAGAGAGCTGTCGCCTGTACCACTTCTGGGACACTGAGCTACAGTTGCAGGAGTGCCTGCAGGCTCAGATCAGGGAGAGGTCTCACGTTTGGGCTGATGAAAggctggagagggagggtggTGTGGGGGCTTcagaagtgaggagagagaggctcTCTCATAGTTCAACAAGCAGCTCCCTGCCTGCCTGACCCATCAGCCTGGCCAGGTTTTGCGGCCCGGTAACTAAGAGCCCACACCCCCAGAGATCAGGACTTAAGACTGGCCTGTTTGGTTCTTTCCCCGGAGTGGGCctggtgagtgagtgagtgtgttgCCTGCAGAGTCGGGCTGCTGCTGTCCTCTGGTCTCCGAGGACAGAACCTTTGGGTGACCTCGGCAGTCAAGTCCCGGGCCATGTCTGACTTACACCAACTActcccagggcacacagagtCCCCTCCTAGCTGCCGTTCCTGGGCCTTCACCTCCTCTGCGTGGCCCTGAGCATTTCTCCAGAACTTCCTGTTTGCCTGTGGCTGCAGACATGGCCGGTCCCACCCGGGTTCATCTGGTGAGGCCCAGGGCAAGGGGTGGGAGTCAGCTCTGTCCCCCCCATAGCTCCTCTGGGTCCTCTGTACCCACACATGTGCACTCTGGGACCACTCCCATTGGAACCCGCGGCCCGGAGGGCAGGTCCTGTATCCAAGTCAGCTCACAGGAAGGTCAAGGTGACCCAGAAAGGCGGGTGGCCaagatccttaaaaaaaaaaatttgactctccAAAAAGTCCTAGTAAGTAATGACTCTGGGACATAGTGTTCCAGAGAAAACTGGAAGGAGGAACAAAGTCTGCCTGGTTGGGGAGATGAAGAAAAGGAACAGAGGGCGCGGTCTTTGCGCAGCACCGCGGCGAGAGGACCCCTGTACTCCCTACCTGGGTGCTCCTGCCTGGTGGGTGCTGGGCAGGAGCTGTCAACAGACAGAATGAATGTTCCTGGAGGGCAGGGACTAAGTCAACACCAGCGCTGGAAAATCTCCAGCATGTGGGCCTGGAAAATGTTCTTACTGCAAAACAGAGTTTTCTGGATGGCTGCCATTTCTTCTCCAACCTGTCGATGAGGACAACGACTGAGGCCACCAGGCCAGGGTCTGGCTGTCCTGACTAGCCATGAGCTGCTCACCACATGCCCATCCTAGTCACTAATTAGATCGTTTCAGTGTTTAGAGaattattgaaatataacatTGTATCAGAACATTTTGTCTGGGGATAATCCTGTCCCGCAGGTGATGTGAAAACATCATCTTTTAAAGCTGAGAACTGAGTTTGGAGCCTCTGTACTACTAGTTACAGCTGAAGAGACGTTGGTCTGTGACAAGTGAGGGAAGACAAAGAGGGTGCTAAAGGAGAGACGAAATTCTGCCTACAAAGTTGAGTTGGCTATCACCTTGGTTTCTCAGAGCTATTCCCTGACACTCTGTGGCCCTCTGTGCCCCTTGGTGGCCCTTGTGGTTGGTATCACGTGGGAGCCCTTACCTGCCAGCTTCTCGTTCCGTGGCTAACGGAAACCCCAGGaggccgttggagggctggagggGAGAAATGCCACGGTCCTCGCCAGTACAGCCTTTACCAAGAGATTCATCTGCCAAACACACAGTTTCCGCTCTCACGGGGCTCCACGGAGTCCTTTTGTCCCCCACTATTGTCGGGCCCTGGGTGTCTCGGCTCTGGATAGCCCCTTCGGTCAAGTCTTCCTCTGAGTGCTCTGTGGGGTCTGCTTTCCTGGGGGGTCCTGACAGACTTCTTTAAGGGAAGTGAATTTCACACTCAGCATTGTCGCTGTCCTCGTTTCTTCCTGACTCTTGCCCTTTCCCTATGGGAGAGGTTGTCTTTGCGCGTACAGGCAATCCGAAAGATGGCAGAGCCGTGGCGAAGCGGTGAGCAGGGTGCCCGGGGTCGGGGGCTGTGCGTGAAAGCATTCGTGGGCGCCTGGCACGCAGTCACAGCAGGGAGTGGCAGGGGcagaggtgggaagaggggagCGGGTGGAATGCAGTAAATCAGAAAGCAAGCGTCAGGCCCTCGGAGATGTGCTGCTCAGACGGTGGGCGGGGCGCGCAGGCCAGCCGTCTCCAGCCGACACCACCTTCATTCAGGGTCTGCCTCCGCACAAAATCCTTGACCAAGGTCACCCCTTATCGGCACCGCCTGGCTGGGCTATTTAGGCCCCTCGCAGGAATGTTCAACTCCTTCCTCCGCGTGATCCTCCCTACCCCCTTTTCCTTCACAGGTACTGGTCTCTAATAAACATCTTGCACCCAAACCCTCTTAATACTTCCTGGATGAGTTTAGAAGAATTTACAGTTACAGCAACAAATGCTTGATTTTGTGTGTTGCAAGGAGCTTTCAGGTTTTCTTTACATGAAAACAGAGGAACTCCCAGAGGGCACAAGAGAGAGCGAGATGGCCACTTGTGATTAGGGAGTCCAGATCAGAACTGGTCATAAAGCGCTTTGTGCAGTCATGTTACCGACAAACATGTGGAGTATGAGTTTGGTTAGAAAAACCAGAACAAACATGAGTAGAAGGTAAAACAGGCATAGTCACTGAGGCTGAGGGTTATGAGtatactattctttttatttatttttttacaccaaAGTAGAAGCTGAAGATATTAGGGGGGAAATATAAGTTCAGTTCAGTGCCGATGGGCCTGATGGCAAGGGGACACTGGAACAGGAACCCGAATGAGGGTACGGAACGTGTATTCTCTAGGGATAGGGGACAGGACAAGAAACCTGAAAAATCTTTACTCTGACATCGATCtggatttttttcatccttttactgcACTACCGGAATCTGACCCGCAGGGACATCTCTCGGTAATCGCCCAACATCTGGCATCTAAAAACCCCTCCccagtactttaaaaatacatcttgGTCACTTGGTTCCGCGTCACAATCCCCACGGTTGGAAATGGAAACTTCTTGTCTAACCTCCTCGTCCTCTCATTCCTTCCTGCTTATATTCTTTCCTAGTTGCAAGCAACCAAGTGGGTGGCTTGGTTTAAATAAGAGTCTCAATTCCAGCCTGTGCCACCCTGGTAGTGCCTCTGAGGCAACAGGAAGcactcattaagaaaaatattcctcCCTGTGAGTGGGTGAATGCTGAGAGGGCGTGTCAGATCCCTGGCTGAACCATATTACAGCTGAGGTCAAGGTAAAGTGAGGAACAGAgctaaggacttttttttttcctgctgatgATCAATAGGTCCACCCAGAGTGAGATCATTCTTACTTCCAGACACTCTTGACTAAGGTTAATTTGTGACAGTCACACCATCTGGCTTGAATTGAACCTCCCAAGCAACGTCCCCACCCCAGCCTTGTCCATCTCGAACCCAACATAGCTACTCTTACCGCATTCATAATAGTATCAAATCTCACTGACGGCCTGCTAAACATTCCCAGAAGAGTGAGAAGCACCTCTGAGTGTTCTCTACCTCTGGGCCATGCTTTTAGATTTAACTTAACACATGGTTTGATTGTCTTCCTTATGCTATTAGCCCCTTGGCAAAACCAGCTTGTATCTTTCACTCATCATTGGCACTCAAATGCATTTCTCCCTTTTAACTCCTCTCCCTTTCCGTGTTGAAGAGACAGCGGATTGAGACCAAGACCAAATATGGCAATGGTGCACGCCAGAATTAGGGCACATGGGGAGGGGGTAGTCAAGACAAATTACTTTGATATTTTCTAACTCATTTAATGGTTTCATACCAGCCGCTTCTTCTAAGTCTGCCTAGCTCAGAAGCTCTTATCAACCAAAGATCAAACTAAACATTTTTtggttttcaaaaattttattgagaTGTTGGGGAGGAATAGCCAACATTGTACATTCCTCATTTTGATCACGATTGGTATTTTACCCACAGGATAGGTTCTTCTCTGGCTTTGCTCTCACTTCAGAAGGTCTTTCTGTTGTCCCCCTTCTGCAGTCCTCTTGTTGCTGCCCGATGGTGCTTGAAGTCCACCAGGACAGAGCCCACTAGTGGGGTCACACGTGGGAGCGGTAATTGCGATTGGCTGTTGGGGAAGGACATGTTTGCAACAGGGACACCAGTTAGAACATGTACATCCATACTCTTTCTAtccaaatataaatgtaaatggaaatgaaagtctTAGGCTGATTTTACAGAATCTTAGGATTGCTAACTTCAAGAGGAAGGATTTTGGGGCAACAAGTTCCCCCATGGTTGACTGAACTACTCATCCCTCACTCACCATCATCGCTTCGTTTTCTACTCTTCATGCTGCCCTTCCGGTATTTTCTTTTGCCGCCACTTCTCTTGACTCCCTTGTGAGGAGATCTGTTCTTGCCCCTTCTCATGCCATGACTCTTTGATTTGCGGCTGGTCGACATGGTAATTCCTGCAAAAATGAGGAGCTTTGCAGGGCCGGGAGGCCTCGAGTCTGGGTATTTAAGGCCTGAGCCATTGTGATTGTAAAGGGGTGTGGCTTAGCTGGTGGGCGGGGCTCCATTGTGCTGTCACTAGCCTTTGTCACTCTTTGGTCATATATGAGAAATAAGGTGTCCCCTCTAATGTAGCTCAAGACTACCTTCAATTTTGAGGTCCTTTTTAATGTTAAATGAAGCTTTCTAGACAGGTATTATTGAATAAATTCCAGCCTTGCTCTGGATTGTGGGGAGTGCAGGAGCCATTAACGTAGGTATTCAATGGTTGTTGAGTACCTATATATGCATGCCTGTTTAAGTGTCTCTACAAAATTGGGGAATAATAAATGAGTTTCTATACAGACTCTATGGTAATCCAACTTAATATACTCAAAACATAAacattccttctctttcctctaaatCAAGATTTTTCTGCCTCAGCTCTGCTGACATTATGGGCTGAGTAACTTTATGGAAATGTCATGTGCAATGTAGGAAGTTTGACAATATCCCTGGACTCAACCCGTTAGATGCCAGTGGAGTGCCCacagctgtgacaaccaaaatgttTCCTAATGTTACCTTGAGGGGAGGAACAAAGTCAGCCTTGGCTGAGAACTATTGGCTTactcattaaaaacaacaacaacaaagacagcaaatatttattgatgacaTAGTATGTGCCATGCACATAGGTGATAAGAAAATAGTAGTggataaaaacagaaatagactctgTGCTCATGGAGCTTCCAACCCAGCAGGGAAGAAAGCCATTCATCTTATATTTACACAAATCAGGGAATAATTACTTCCCAACATGATGCAGGATGATGTTGGAAAATAGGCAGAGAACAGACAAGATTCAAGTACTTTGGGAAGTCATGGGAAAATATTTAAGAGGATAACATAAGATTAGGGGCCACTGGTCAAGGAATGAGTTAATTGGGAAGCAAAGTAAATAAAGGAAGAGTTCTAATGTCAATAATAGAggttcaagagaaagaaatatttgatgTGGCTTAGGCCTGGCCAGGAAGATGGGATGAAGAGATATAGACAGAAGACAATGAGTTGATGGTAGATTGGATTTGGTTGGTGAGAGTCGAGGGTGTCAAATGTATGGCCTTTGTGTCTGTCTAAGGCAGGTATCTGGATGTTGGTGCACTCACTGAGGTAAAGGTGAGGCATGAGGGCATGGGGACAGTGACtatcatgcattttattttagtctAAGACATTTTGAGTTCAAAGTGCATTtgaaatttccaaataaaaatactgaatgaTGGTTGGGTATATGGGTCTGCCGCTCAGAGTAGAAACCCGAGCCGAAGATATCCACCATTTCCAACTTCCCGGAACATGGACTCATCGTCctaccttttctccttcctttttcatGTCTCATATtaagttattttgaaaaataattcaatggagcctacctatttctttttctgtcccttgttctctctccccttccattATCCTGACTGAAGAATTAAATAGCCGGCAGGCGAGAGGTTCTTAGCAAAAGTCGATTGAATAAAAGAGAGAATGTAGTTCAAGCCCCTGTATTTTTCTATGTCTATAGATAAAATGACAAATTGTGTTTTGATTTCTTTCAAgagacactttttatttttctgtttccaggCAGGTCTCTCTGGGGACGTTCTCTTGGGGACTATTTTCACCCAGAGAGGGAAGATGTATGAATCAGGCTGCTGCCTTGACTCTTTGGATCTTGGGAACATTTCTATTTCAGCCTAGCTGTTCCTCCAACAAGCAAGTTTCACGGAAGCAggaatttaaaaattgtgttcaCTGCTCTATATTAACAGTCCTGCAACAGAGTAAGagctttaaaaagatttataaaacacttgttgaataaataaataaatacgccTATGTTTCTGACTGTCCTATTCTTCCTCATTTTGTCCTATCTCTCCAAGGAAGAATTTCCTGACTTTTCAAGTTTTTACTGTCCTTTGAAATTTGTTCAAAGCCTCTTATAACTGTCCTCAAAGTGTGGACAGCCCACATCAATGGTGTAAAACCCTGTGTTGTGCCCACATTGTGATGTCACGTGAATGAGTCTGATCTCAACAGGAGGCAGAGTGTCCTAGTTCTGGTCCTGATGTGCCACAAAAATCACCTCTCCGGACTTTGTCTTATTTTGTAAATAAGTGAGTtgggttaaataatttttgagatcATATGACTTTTGTAGCAGGCTTCTTGTAGTTAGGgactgtgtttttatttctactgcATTCCTCACAGGTTCATTCTAGCCCCTTTGGTGTTATGAGACATTGTACACCAAGTTGGGAGCATTTCTAGGCAGGGCTGAGAACAAAGACACTGTCTCCATAACAAACCCTCTGGTGCTCTGCGCTGCCTCTCATGCCTGACTGGGCTGACTCTGCTGGTCTCTAGTTTGAGAGAATAATACTACTCACCCCCAGCTCTTTCTATCCCCCCCAAAACCCACTCTACCAAGGAAAAGCTGAGATCACAGGGAAGAAGGCAGCCAGACCTGAGAACCAATGGGAAAACAAAAAAGCCCCTTTGCAGAGAGGGTGAAGGAGAAGTTCTGGTTTCAGGCACCCCACTGAGAAACTCCAGCAGCAGAAGCTCAGTGCTGGGGGCAGCGGTTTGAAGGCCATTTGGGGTTGGGGCTAAGGCTGCGGAGTGTTTGGGTTGGCTTCTGTGTCAGACCTCCTGGCATGAGAACAGGACAA
Coding sequences within:
- the TNP1 gene encoding spermatid nuclear transition protein 1; translation: MSTSRKSKSHGMRRGKNRSPHKGVKRSGGKRKYRKGSMKSRKRSDDANRNYRSHV